In the Salarias fasciatus chromosome 13, fSalaFa1.1, whole genome shotgun sequence genome, one interval contains:
- the pcca gene encoding propionyl-CoA carboxylase alpha chain, mitochondrial — protein MAARGVSPSVNRLLQAVKCSSVQARCCALLQSRCCAAHGRAQYSTVHSPQEKTFDKILIANRGEIACRVIKTCKKMGIRTVAVHSDVDASAVHVKMADEAFCVGPAPTSQSYLNMDAIMDAIRLTGAQAVHPGYGFLSENKEFAKRLAAEGVSFIGPDTHAIQAMGDKIESKLIAKAAKVNTIPGFDGVVQNVEEAVKIAQDIGYPVMIKASAGGGGKGMRIAWNDEETREGFRFSSQEAASSFGDDRLLIEKYIDNPRHIEIQVLADKHGNALWLNERECSIQRRNQKVVEEAPSTFLDPGTRRAMGEQAVQLAKAVQYSSAGTVEFLVDSQKNFYFLEMNTRLQVEHPITECITGLDLVEQMIRVARGYELQHRQEDIPIRGWAVESRVYAEDPYKSFGLPSIGRLSQYQEPLSLSNVRVDSGIQEGSDISIYYDPMISKLVTFGATRAEALSRMEAALDHYVIRGVAHNIPLLREIITHPRFVSGDISTNFLPEVYPDGFKGHRLGAAGRRELLAAAAALHVTAQLRSHNILGELRVSSSVPRASRWSLAAELGDDRLSLEVSKSGDVYSVEVDGGTVEVRGQWNLASPLLPVTINGSERMLQCLSRDASGLVVLQYLGTVFKVRVLSKLASELMSYMPEKVPEDTSSILRSPMPGTVVTVSVKPGDTVAEGQEICVIEAMKMQNSLTAAKQAKVKSVHCRSGETVGEGDLLVELE, from the exons ATGGCGGCGCGCGGAGTGTCTCCGTCTgtgaacaggctgctgcaggctgtgaaG TGTTCCTCGGTCCAGGCCAGATGTTGCGCCCTGCTGCAGTCCAGATGTTGTGCGGCCCACGGCCGGGCGCAGTACTCCACGGTGCACAGTCCCCAGGAGAAG acCTTCGATAAGATCCTCATCGCCAACAGAGGGGAGATCGCCTGCAGG GTGATCAAGACGTGTAAGAAGATGGGCATCCGGACGGTGGCGGTCCACAGCGACGTGGACGCCAGCGCC gtccaCGTGAAGATGGCGGACGAAGCCTTCTGTGTGGGTCCCGCCCCCACCAGCCAGAGCTACTTAAACATGGACGCCATCATGGACGCCATCAGACTGACGGGAGCGCAGGCT GTCCATCCCGGCTACGGCTTCCTGTCTGAGAACAAAGAGTTCGCCAAGCGGCTG GCAGCAGAAGGCGTGTCGTTCATCGGCCCGGACACTCACGCCATCCAGGCTATGGGTGACAAGATCGAGAGCAAGCTGATCGCCAAGGCCGCCAAAGTCAACACCATCCCGGGGTTTGATGGCGTCgtccag AATGTGGAGGAGGCTGTGAAGATCGCTCAGGACATCG GCTACCCGGTGATGATCAAGGCGTCTGCAGGAGGCGGAGGGAAAGGCATGAGGATCGCCTGGAACGACGAGGAGACCAG GGAGGGTTTCCGCTTCTCGTCTCAGGAGGCGGCGTCCAGCTTTGGAGACGACCGGCTGCTCATCGAGAAGTACATCGACAACCCCCGACACATCGAGATCCAG GTTCTGGCCGATAAACACGGGAACGCGCTGTGGCTGAACGAGAGGGAGTGCTCcatccagaggaggaaccagaaggtggtggaggaggctcccAG CACCTTCCTGGACCCGGGCACCAGGAGGGCCATGGGGGAGCAGGCGGTGCAGCTGGCGAAAGCCGTGCAGTACTCGTCTGCCGGGACCGTGGAGTTCCTGGTGGACTCTCAGAAGAACTTCTACTTCCTGGAGATGAACACCAGACTGCAG GTGGAGCACCCCATCACAGAGTGCATCACGGGCCTGGACCTGGTGGAGCAGATGATCCGGGTGGCCAGAGGCTACGAGCTGCAGCACCGGCAGGAGGACATCCCCATCAGGGGCTGGGCCGTCGAGAGCCGGGTGTACGCCGAG GATCCCTACAAGTCCTTCGGTCTGCCGTCCATCGGCCGGCTGTCGCAGTACCAGGAGCCGCTCAGCCTCAGCAAC gtTCGTGTCGACAGCGGCATCCAGGAAGGAAGTGACATCAGCATCTACTACGACCCCATGATCTCCAAG CTGGTGACCTTCGGAGCGACCCGGGCCGAGGCTCTGTCCCGGATGGAGGCGGCTCTGGACCATTATGTGATCCGAG GGGTCGCCCACAACATCCCGCTGCTGAGGGAGATCATCACCCACCCCCGCTTCGTCTCCGGAGACATCAGCACCAACTTCCTGCCGGAGGTTTACCCCGACGGGTTCAAAGGTCACCGGCTGGGAGCCGCCGGGCGCCGGGAgctgctggccgccgccgccgcgctgcacGTCACCGCGCAGCTGAGGTCGCACAACATCCTGGGAGAGCTGAG GGTGTCCTCGTCCGTCCCCCGGGCGTCTCGCTGGTCTCTGGCTGCCGAGTTGGGCGACGACCGTCTCTCTCTGGAAGTCTCTAAATCGGGAGACGTCTACTCG gtggaggtggacggagggacggtggaggtcagaggtcagtggaaTCTGGCCTCCCCTCTGCTGCCCGTCACCATCAACGGCTCGGAGCGCATGCTGCAG tgtctgtCCAGAGACGCGTCCGGCCTGGTGGTCCTGCAATACCTGGGCACCGTG TTTAAGGTCCGGGTTCTGTCCAAACTGGCCTCCGAGCTGATGTCCTACATGCCGGAGAAGGTTCCAGAAGACACCAGCAGCATCCTGCGCTCCCCCATGCCAGGGACAGTGGTGACTGTGTCCGTCAAACCTGGAGACACG GTTGCAGAGGGTCAGGAGATCTGTGTGATTGAAGCCATGAAGATGCAGAACAGCCTGACTGCTGCCAAACAAGCCAAG GTGAAGAGCGTCCACTGCCGGTCCGGGGAGACGGTGGGGGAAGGAgacctgctggtggagctggagtgA
- the LOC115399616 gene encoding zinc finger protein ZIC 4-like, producing the protein MRARFQQNTADGSGTAEGRFAGGAERFSGEKRGSGRREERDSPPLSMKRTAAAARHNGLVSPLGNNNSGASRILPKLLPRPAAPPGAEPGSGGGMDGLLDFSRGPVVKTELVCRWTDRGAPRPRLGRPAAAVCEQTFGSMPELVDHVTTEHVAAGLESLSHVCMWDECLRGGKAFKAKYKLINHIRVHTGEKPFSCAFPNCGKMFARSENLKIHTRTHTGEKPFQCEFCERRFANSSDRKKHSQVHTASKPYDCKALGCTKSYTHPSSLRKHMKVHVKSSPASEPPDPYDAVPHQPHQAVLEPLDLKMNRRSPSLADRSVHFPLLSACQLDFSSGEEEDSKPLLRSSSPAAVPLDLSLSGLKSELDQQQGGRAPRRGQRSVNPALPQLSNIKEWYVCTRTTAPHFPLLHPDHIKSEPSDEDEYVT; encoded by the exons ATGCGCGCTCGCTTTCAGCAAAACACGGCGGACGGCAGCGGGACGGCGGAGGGACGCTTCGCCGGGGGAGCGGAGCGCTTTAGCGGGGAAAAGCGAGGCTCGGGACGGCGGGAGGAGCGGGACAGCCCGCCGCTCAGCATGAAGCGGACGGCCGCGGCGGCCAGGCACAATGGCCTCGTCTCTCCGCTGGGGAACAACAACTCCGGGGCTTCCAGAATCCTCCCCAAGCTGCTGCCccggcccgccgcgccgcccGGCGCCGAGCCCGGCTCCGGCGGGGGGATGGACGGCCTGCTGGATTTCTCCAGAGGCCCCGTCGTCAAGACGGAGCTGGTGTGCCGATGGACGGACCGGGGCGCCCCCAGACCGCGGCTGGggcggccggccgccgccgtctgCGAGCAAACTTTCGGCTCCATGCCGGAGCTCGTGGACCACGTCACCACCGAGCACGTCGCGGCGGGGCTCGAGAGCCTCAGTCACGTCTGCATGTGGGACGAGTGTCTGCGCGGCGGGAAGGCGTTCAAAGCCAAATACAAACTCATCAACCACATCAGGGTGCACACCGGGGAGAAGCCCTTCTCCTGCGCCTTCCCCAACTGCGGCAAGATGTTCGCCCGCTCCGAGAACCTCAAGatacacacgcgcacgcacaccg gtgagaagccgttcCAGTGCGAGTTCTGCGAGCGGCGCTTCGCCAACAGCAGCGACCGGAAGAAGCACTCGCAGGTCCACACGGCGTCCAAGCCCTACGACTGCAAGGCCCTGGGCTGCACCAAGTCCTACACACACCCCAGCTCCCTGCGCAAACACATGAAGGTCCACGTCAAGTCGTCGCCCGCCTCCGAGCCCCCGGACCCGTACGACGCCGtcccccaccagccccaccaggcCGTCCTCGAGCCCCTCGACCTCAAGATGAACCGCCGCTCGCCCTCGCTGGCCGACAGGAGCGTCCACTTCCCCCTCCTGTCCGCCTGCCAGCTGGACTTCAGCTcgggcgaggaggaggacagcaagCCGCTGCTGCGCAGCTCGTCCCCGGCCGCCGTGCCCCTGGACCTGTCGCTGTCCGGCCTGAAGAGCGagctggaccagcagcaggGCGGCCGGGCGCCGCGCCGCGGCCAGCGCTCCGTCAACCCCGCCTTACCTCAGCTGTCTAACATTAAGGAGTGGTACGTCTGCACCAGGACTACAGCGCCACacttccccctcctccaccccgacCACATCAAATCAGAACCCAGCGACGAGGACGAGTACGTCACGTAG